One stretch of Candidatus Nitrosotenuis cloacae DNA includes these proteins:
- a CDS encoding 50S ribosomal protein L1: MINEAELSKMIKDAKTGDKERKFRQTVEMYVILKDIDVKKGFAMNETIQLPKKLSTPTTVCVMAGGDMGIKAKGANADRVVNGDEISTIAANKREARKFINNYDFFLADTQLMTTVGKVLGQLLGPRGKMPIPVPFNAPIESFLDRFRSSIRVKVKNSLSMSCKIGDESMDDNDLAANAHAILNAIEKKLPSGDRNIRRVMVKTSMGKPVKEVQQARK, from the coding sequence TTGATCAACGAAGCTGAATTATCCAAAATGATAAAGGATGCAAAGACTGGCGATAAGGAACGCAAGTTCAGACAGACAGTCGAGATGTATGTAATCCTAAAGGATATTGATGTAAAGAAAGGCTTTGCCATGAATGAGACAATTCAATTACCAAAGAAACTCTCCACGCCAACAACTGTTTGCGTCATGGCAGGGGGAGATATGGGCATCAAGGCAAAAGGCGCAAACGCCGACAGAGTGGTCAACGGTGATGAAATAAGCACAATTGCTGCAAACAAACGTGAGGCACGCAAGTTTATCAATAATTATGATTTCTTTTTAGCAGACACACAGCTCATGACAACAGTAGGTAAGGTGCTAGGTCAGCTGCTTGGTCCAAGAGGAAAAATGCCAATTCCAGTTCCATTTAATGCACCAATAGAATCATTCTTGGACAGATTTAGATCATCAATTAGAGTAAAAGTAAAGAACTCGCTTTCCATGTCATGCAAGATCGGAGACGAGTCCATGGATGACAATGATTTGGCAGCAAACGCTCATGCAATACTAAACGCAATTGAGAAAAAGCTTCCAAGCGGAGACAGAAACATCAGAAGAGTTATGGTAAAAACATCGATGGGAAAACCAGTAAAAGAAGTACAGCAGGCGAGAAAGTAA
- a CDS encoding 50S ribosomal protein L11, with translation MADTQTVSALVTGGGASAGPPLGPALGPLGVNIMEIIKAINDKTADFEGMKVPVTVSVDTKTKKWEVTVGIPSAAALLLKEAGIQKGSGTSGSTWVGDIKVDSIVKVAKAKLESSYATSLKSVAKEVAGTCVSLGIKIEGKNPKEFASEVNSGKYDDKLK, from the coding sequence ATGGCCGATACACAAACCGTTTCTGCACTAGTAACTGGCGGAGGCGCATCTGCAGGTCCACCATTAGGTCCAGCATTGGGTCCACTTGGTGTGAACATTATGGAAATTATCAAGGCCATCAACGACAAGACTGCTGATTTTGAAGGAATGAAGGTCCCAGTTACAGTATCAGTTGATACCAAAACCAAGAAATGGGAAGTCACCGTAGGCATTCCATCAGCTGCTGCTTTGTTGCTAAAAGAGGCTGGAATTCAGAAAGGATCTGGAACCAGCGGCTCGACATGGGTCGGTGACATCAAAGTAGACTCTATTGTCAAGGTTGCCAAGGCAAAACTTGAATCATCATATGCAACATCACTAAAATCAGTTGCAAAAGAGGTAGCAGGAACCTGTGTGTCCCTTGGAATCAAGATCGAGGGGAAGAATCCTAAAGAATTTGCCTCCGAAGTAAACTCTGGCAAATACGATGACAAACTAAAGTAA
- the leuS gene encoding leucine--tRNA ligase, translating into MISWNDIEEKWRAKWASQKEFEIEPDNREKKFITVAYPYPNSPQHIGHGRTYTLADVHARFLRMQGYNTLFPMGFHYTGTPILGMAKRVQEGDKELIENFEKLYHVPPNTIKEFVEPVKIADYFHQEIKQGMMEMGYSIDWRREFTTIDPVYKKFIEWQFRKMKSLNYVVQGSHPVGWCPKDQNPVSQHDTLGDVEPDFTEYILVKFHLDDMIIPTATLRPETIFGVTNLWINPQIKYRKVKVNDETWLVSPECARKLEFLNKTITPIAEIDGSEFVGKTVSILDKKIPIFPASFVESQTGTGIVMSVPAHAPFDYQALVDYQKKNPSIKVEPISIIKTEEFGEIPAKEIVEKLGIKDQDDPKLDEATNQVYAKEFYSGVLKQNTGKFAGLKVSEAKDTIKAWLAESKNSDILLELNDGPIRCRCGAECVVKLLNNQWFLNYLDQSWKEKTNQCFEKMSVLPNEIRTEFNYVVGWLRQRACARQHGLGTNLPWDQGWIVESLSDSVIYMAYYILAKYANSKELIADGLTDEFFEFVFFGNGDSKQVAAKCNISEEILKKIRDDFAYFYPVDARHSGRDLVPNHLTFFVLNHVAIFPEKLWPKQIVVNGSVLMDGKKMSKSMGNIIPLRKAIKDYGADPIRLAIIISAELLQDADFNLESVSTIKSKLEGIYEDCARYRPGMPQKLESEDNWIFGRLDHLITQTTGAIEKMRLREALHHILFSFESDIQWYLKRAEAKNRSDISGILHKILSVRVAMLSPFAPHIAEEMWERLGNSGFVSRSAWPKISEMVDQKSIQSEELLQSTLEDIKNVLKVTKINPQKIILYTADPWKIKAYRKIAQSVVSGQTNIGSIIKDLIADPQTEQIKKDPDFVKKSVNSILAEPTEMRKLRAELEPINEVQILSSELSALVKKEFSVDLEVFEESDSTKFDPKNKARMARPFKPALYIE; encoded by the coding sequence ATGATTTCCTGGAATGATATTGAAGAGAAATGGCGCGCCAAGTGGGCATCCCAAAAAGAATTTGAGATAGAGCCAGACAATAGAGAGAAAAAATTCATCACGGTTGCATATCCATATCCAAACTCGCCACAACATATCGGCCATGGCAGAACATACACACTTGCTGATGTTCACGCACGATTCTTGCGAATGCAAGGCTACAATACGCTATTTCCAATGGGGTTCCATTATACAGGTACGCCCATTTTGGGCATGGCAAAGCGAGTCCAAGAAGGAGACAAGGAGTTAATTGAAAACTTTGAGAAACTATACCACGTCCCACCAAACACCATCAAAGAGTTTGTCGAGCCAGTCAAGATAGCGGATTACTTCCACCAAGAGATCAAGCAAGGAATGATGGAGATGGGTTATTCCATTGATTGGCGACGCGAATTCACCACAATAGATCCAGTGTACAAAAAATTCATCGAGTGGCAATTTAGAAAAATGAAATCATTAAACTATGTGGTACAGGGCTCACACCCAGTTGGATGGTGTCCAAAGGATCAAAATCCAGTGTCACAACACGATACGCTAGGCGATGTAGAGCCGGACTTTACTGAATACATTTTGGTAAAATTCCATCTGGATGACATGATAATTCCGACTGCTACACTTCGGCCCGAGACAATATTTGGTGTGACAAATCTTTGGATAAATCCGCAGATCAAGTATCGCAAGGTAAAGGTAAATGATGAAACTTGGCTTGTCAGCCCCGAGTGTGCAAGAAAGTTGGAATTTTTGAACAAGACTATCACACCAATTGCAGAAATTGACGGCTCTGAATTTGTTGGAAAGACTGTCTCCATACTGGACAAAAAAATACCAATATTTCCTGCAAGTTTTGTCGAATCGCAAACAGGAACTGGAATCGTAATGTCGGTTCCAGCACATGCTCCATTTGACTATCAGGCATTAGTGGACTATCAGAAAAAAAACCCATCCATCAAAGTAGAGCCAATATCCATAATCAAGACCGAGGAGTTTGGAGAAATCCCAGCAAAGGAGATAGTGGAAAAACTAGGCATCAAGGACCAGGATGATCCCAAGCTGGATGAGGCTACAAACCAAGTTTATGCCAAGGAATTCTATTCTGGGGTACTAAAGCAAAACACCGGCAAGTTTGCAGGACTCAAGGTCTCAGAAGCCAAAGACACCATAAAGGCGTGGCTTGCGGAATCCAAAAATTCCGACATTTTGCTTGAGCTCAACGACGGACCGATTCGATGCAGGTGTGGTGCAGAATGTGTCGTAAAGCTGCTCAACAATCAGTGGTTTTTGAATTATCTTGACCAGTCCTGGAAGGAAAAGACAAACCAGTGCTTTGAGAAGATGAGCGTTCTGCCAAATGAAATAAGAACTGAATTCAACTATGTGGTTGGATGGCTAAGGCAAAGAGCATGTGCAAGACAGCATGGCCTTGGAACTAATCTTCCATGGGATCAGGGCTGGATCGTTGAGAGCTTGTCTGATTCCGTCATTTACATGGCATATTACATTTTGGCAAAATACGCAAACTCCAAGGAACTAATAGCAGACGGCCTAACTGATGAGTTTTTTGAGTTTGTGTTTTTTGGAAATGGTGACTCAAAACAAGTTGCTGCAAAGTGTAACATATCAGAAGAGATTCTCAAAAAGATAAGAGACGACTTTGCCTACTTTTATCCAGTAGATGCAAGACATTCGGGCAGAGACCTAGTACCAAACCATTTGACGTTCTTTGTGCTAAATCATGTTGCAATATTTCCAGAAAAACTATGGCCAAAACAAATTGTTGTCAATGGATCTGTTCTGATGGATGGTAAAAAAATGTCAAAATCCATGGGAAACATCATTCCATTGCGAAAGGCAATCAAAGACTACGGTGCAGACCCAATCAGACTAGCAATAATCATATCAGCAGAACTACTCCAGGATGCCGATTTTAATTTAGAATCAGTCAGCACGATTAAGAGCAAATTAGAGGGAATCTATGAGGATTGTGCAAGATACAGGCCTGGAATGCCGCAAAAACTAGAATCAGAAGACAATTGGATCTTTGGTAGACTTGACCATCTTATCACGCAAACAACTGGCGCAATAGAAAAGATGAGACTAAGAGAAGCACTACACCATATTTTGTTTAGCTTTGAATCAGACATACAGTGGTATTTGAAAAGAGCAGAGGCAAAAAACAGAAGCGACATCTCTGGCATATTGCATAAAATTCTGAGTGTACGCGTTGCAATGCTATCTCCGTTTGCACCACACATTGCAGAGGAAATGTGGGAAAGACTGGGCAATTCAGGATTTGTTTCCAGATCCGCTTGGCCAAAGATTAGCGAGATGGTTGATCAAAAATCAATTCAATCAGAAGAGTTGCTCCAATCCACACTAGAAGACATCAAAAATGTTCTCAAGGTAACAAAGATCAATCCGCAAAAAATCATACTATACACTGCGGATCCATGGAAGATCAAAGCATACAGAAAGATTGCACAGTCAGTAGTGTCTGGTCAGACCAACATCGGTAGTATAATCAAGGACTTGATTGCAGATCCCCAAACCGAACAAATCAAAAAAGACCCAGACTTTGTCAAAAAATCAGTCAACTCCATACTTGCCGAGCCAACAGAGATGAGAAAGCTAAGAGCAGAATTAGAGCCAATCAATGAAGTTCAGATTCTTTCCTCGGAATTATCAGCACTAGTCAAAAAAGAGTTTTCAGTGGACTTGGAGGTCTTTGAGGAATCAGATTCTACCAAGTTTGATCCAAAGAACAAGGCAAGAATGGCGCGTCCATTCAAGCCAGCACTATACATAGAATAG
- a CDS encoding 50S ribosomal protein L10, with product MHENRTTYPAKKTKMYQQLQELPKKYKVTALVRMEKVRSSQMLPLRKKFLGEVEIISIKDKVAQKALATLNVPGIPKMVEALTGQCVLMFTNMSPFKLNVLLGKNKIMMFGRGGDTASVDVTVPAKNTGIAPGPMLTEFKEAGIATKIDQGTIWITKDTTPVKKGGVIPDKLATLLQKLDIKTVEAGVLLDAALEEGVQYNRSELVIDVDAYRGLFAQAHQEAVSLSIEAAYVTKDNIKQILSKAAHGSRSVAIEAGYLTEDTKEAILQKANAQAQSVASKAKGYTPA from the coding sequence ATGCACGAGAACCGAACAACATATCCTGCAAAAAAAACAAAGATGTACCAGCAGCTCCAAGAGCTTCCAAAAAAATACAAAGTTACTGCTCTGGTGAGAATGGAAAAGGTTCGATCCTCACAAATGTTGCCTCTGAGAAAAAAATTCCTAGGCGAAGTAGAAATCATTAGCATTAAAGACAAAGTAGCACAAAAGGCACTTGCCACACTAAACGTTCCGGGAATCCCAAAGATGGTAGAAGCTCTGACAGGCCAGTGTGTTTTGATGTTCACAAACATGTCGCCATTCAAACTCAACGTTTTGCTAGGCAAGAACAAAATCATGATGTTCGGTCGTGGTGGAGATACTGCAAGTGTAGACGTTACCGTTCCTGCAAAGAACACTGGAATTGCACCAGGTCCAATGCTTACTGAGTTCAAAGAAGCCGGCATCGCAACAAAAATCGATCAAGGAACAATTTGGATTACAAAAGACACTACTCCAGTCAAAAAGGGAGGAGTTATTCCGGACAAGCTGGCAACACTACTGCAAAAACTAGACATCAAGACAGTCGAAGCAGGAGTTCTGCTGGATGCAGCACTAGAAGAAGGAGTTCAATACAACAGATCTGAGCTTGTAATTGATGTAGATGCATACAGAGGACTGTTTGCACAAGCACACCAAGAAGCAGTATCACTATCAATCGAGGCAGCATATGTCACAAAGGACAACATCAAGCAAATCCTATCAAAGGCAGCCCATGGCTCACGCTCTGTTGCAATAGAGGCAGGCTACCTAACAGAAGACACCAAAGAGGCAATATTGCAAAAGGCAAATGCCCAAGCACAGTCGGTTGCCTCAAAGGCAAAAGGCTATACACCGGCGTAA
- a CDS encoding Lrp/AsnC family transcriptional regulator, whose translation MHKLDDLDMKLLYELTRDGSISVPNLSKKMGINASVLYSRIKRLTKKKLIKKFTILVDESQLGIGVKATIGINRDPKLKDAIHKQLLQTAEIVSISEVTGRFDIMVGVHAENLEQLHTIVIDKIGKIEGIQSTETFVELQKTDKEPSYLVSK comes from the coding sequence TTGCATAAACTAGACGACTTGGACATGAAACTTCTATACGAGCTTACGCGTGATGGTAGCATCTCGGTTCCAAATCTATCAAAAAAGATGGGAATCAATGCATCGGTTCTGTACAGCAGAATAAAGCGCCTCACAAAAAAGAAGTTAATCAAGAAATTCACCATACTGGTTGACGAGTCCCAGCTTGGAATCGGAGTCAAGGCAACAATAGGCATAAACCGAGACCCAAAGCTAAAGGACGCAATTCACAAACAATTGCTCCAGACAGCGGAAATCGTATCCATATCTGAGGTGACTGGAAGATTTGATATCATGGTTGGAGTCCACGCAGAAAACCTCGAACAACTACACACCATAGTGATTGATAAGATTGGCAAAATAGAGGGAATTCAAAGCACAGAGACATTCGTAGAGTTGCAAAAAACGGACAAAGAGCCGTCGTATTTGGTTTCTAAATAA
- a CDS encoding trimeric intracellular cation channel family protein produces the protein MADTPFLFLIYAFDLFGTMAFAVTGAFKAIEHKSDIVGILILSIITGVAGGTIRDIVIGRFPPNSIVDPLYVGISVASGVALFFLYPYLQKHWNLFLKFDAIGLGVFSITGATFAYNIFGLNFLAIAFAGILSAVGGGILRDVFVNEVPFIFVKELYVTASFVGVIVFYGLLVAEIPLYLASIVGIIITTILRLVAMKYNWNLPRAREK, from the coding sequence GTGGCAGATACACCATTTCTGTTTCTGATCTATGCCTTTGATCTCTTTGGTACAATGGCCTTTGCAGTTACTGGCGCATTCAAAGCAATAGAGCACAAGTCCGACATTGTCGGAATTTTGATTTTATCTATTATAACCGGCGTCGCAGGTGGCACTATACGGGATATAGTGATTGGAAGGTTTCCGCCAAACTCAATTGTGGACCCATTATACGTAGGAATCAGTGTGGCATCCGGCGTAGCATTGTTCTTTTTGTATCCATATTTGCAAAAGCATTGGAATCTGTTTTTGAAATTTGATGCAATAGGCCTTGGGGTATTCTCAATTACTGGTGCAACATTTGCCTACAACATATTTGGCCTAAATTTTCTGGCAATCGCATTTGCAGGAATTCTGAGTGCAGTTGGTGGTGGAATTTTACGAGATGTCTTTGTAAACGAGGTGCCATTCATTTTTGTCAAAGAGCTATATGTTACTGCAAGCTTTGTTGGCGTGATTGTGTTTTATGGATTACTAGTTGCAGAGATTCCACTATATCTGGCATCGATTGTTGGTATTATAATTACCACCATACTGCGATTGGTAGCAATGAAGTACAACTGGAATCTGCCTAGAGCGCGAGAAAAATAA
- a CDS encoding NAD(P)/FAD-dependent oxidoreductase, translating into MKIAVVGIGVAGGYLVSRLKKDHEVIGYERMTEENHDSICAWGTSANEMRELCAKSGINFDDFIIHHGKDMHIDMNSNERFDIKLKGLVTFDKIGLIKKMSEGVKIHYGASPKLEDLEKEFDMIVDCTGFYRGYLPKIEKDFFLPTYQYKIQYDDKVPIDDFFVKPFAKMTGYFWYFPLNDNMAHIGAGDYKKNHVEETDKFFKQYGGKITKTVGRPIRLATPNMCEPFYHGKVVGVGESIGTVYPLLGEGIIPSMICADIFVRNMNNLPKYRQEVLEYFAIYGKVLNFVRAKMHGKFSAIRSIADLISIFRYMKKNEQRFGMEIHMRDLMKVAKA; encoded by the coding sequence ATGAAAATAGCCGTAGTCGGAATCGGAGTCGCGGGCGGATATTTGGTGTCCAGGCTCAAAAAAGACCACGAAGTGATTGGCTATGAGCGCATGACTGAGGAAAACCATGACTCCATTTGCGCATGGGGCACTTCGGCAAACGAAATGAGGGAATTGTGTGCAAAGTCTGGAATTAACTTTGATGATTTCATCATACATCACGGAAAGGACATGCACATTGATATGAACAGCAATGAGCGATTTGATATCAAGCTAAAGGGATTGGTCACATTTGATAAGATTGGATTAATCAAAAAAATGTCAGAAGGCGTCAAGATTCACTATGGAGCCTCACCAAAACTAGAAGACTTGGAAAAAGAATTCGATATGATAGTTGACTGTACCGGATTTTATCGTGGATATTTGCCAAAAATAGAAAAAGACTTTTTCTTGCCGACATACCAATACAAAATTCAATACGATGACAAGGTTCCAATCGATGATTTCTTTGTAAAGCCATTTGCAAAAATGACTGGATACTTCTGGTATTTTCCACTAAATGACAACATGGCCCACATTGGTGCAGGGGATTACAAGAAAAACCACGTCGAGGAGACTGACAAGTTTTTCAAACAATACGGTGGTAAGATAACAAAGACAGTTGGTCGTCCAATCAGATTGGCCACTCCAAACATGTGCGAGCCATTCTACCATGGCAAGGTAGTAGGTGTTGGAGAATCAATCGGTACTGTTTATCCATTGTTAGGTGAGGGGATCATACCAAGCATGATTTGTGCTGATATTTTTGTTAGGAACATGAATAATTTGCCAAAATACAGACAAGAAGTCTTGGAGTATTTTGCAATTTATGGTAAGGTCTTGAACTTTGTTCGAGCAAAAATGCACGGCAAGTTCTCAGCTATTCGAAGTATAGCAGATTTGATCTCCATATTCCGATACATGAAGAAAAACGAGCAGAGATTCGGAATGGAAATTCACATGCGAGACTTGATGAAAGTCGCAAAAGCATGA
- the alaS gene encoding alanine--tRNA ligase has protein sequence MNKDEILAKFSSEPDRYYKIKLFEEQGFARKSCVTCKRFFWTLDSNRVACPDHADDTYSFIGNPPTSKRFDYTEAWKQVESFFVKNGHTSISRYPVVCRWRDDLYFTIASIVDFQRVMGSKVVFEFPANPLVVPQTCLRFKDIENVGVTGRHFSSFCMIGQHSIPNNKGYWKDECVDLDYRLLTESFGINKNEITFVEDVWAGGGSFGSSLEYYVRGLELGNAVFTEFQGELGNHTTLDQKIIDMGAGLERFAWITMGTPTAYDCCFGPITQKLFQKIGLDTDSVKLTKYFTEIARNLEKFQDLSQVRKAAIKASHLSERDLVKMITPLEGLYMIADHLRTLIFAISDGALPSNVGGGYNLRIILRRIMATIDRLGLKLDLDELIDSHIDYLKKTYPELEQYRAEVKTIIGIEVGRYHESKSRMEKIAQNLKSQKKTLNVDDMIRLYESDGVTPDYLKEYDVISEIPDSFYSKLSDLHQSEKKKTTEEFDLAGIPETDLLFYKDDPVKFDAKVLKVIKNKFVILDRTSFYARGGGQEPDHGKINGQDVIDVTKHGNVVLHEIKGISPKEGDIIPCEIEESRRANITKHHTSTHVVNSSARNVLGSWVWQHSAFKEKDYGRLDITHHSSLSDEEVRKIESFANGVIQKNLPVTIQEYERGQAEQTFGFRIYQGGVVPVKSVRIVKIEDFDVEACGGTHVKRTGELGLIKITKSERIQDGVIRLEFVSGQAAIDFVQKQEGDVMSIIKLLGSNREKLVKSFEHAMTDSEYTKKKLKQLIKRTSTTSAKQAIEASQNFGPVKFYHTVDEELDEEFHIAVGDEAIKQTPTLIYCALILKDSGIRIIVFAGEQAKFKAGDLVREISSKLGGSGGGDARFGQGGGKDTAKLADAIAHAESVIKKTVNL, from the coding sequence ATGAACAAGGATGAAATTCTTGCAAAATTTTCATCAGAGCCAGACAGGTATTATAAAATAAAATTATTCGAGGAGCAAGGATTTGCCAGAAAATCATGTGTTACGTGCAAACGATTCTTTTGGACACTAGACTCTAACAGAGTAGCATGTCCTGATCATGCGGATGATACCTATTCGTTCATTGGAAATCCCCCAACATCAAAGAGATTCGATTACACAGAGGCCTGGAAGCAAGTAGAGTCATTTTTTGTCAAAAACGGCCACACCTCAATTAGCAGATATCCTGTAGTGTGCAGATGGCGAGACGATCTGTACTTTACAATAGCATCAATTGTGGACTTTCAGCGAGTGATGGGCTCAAAAGTAGTGTTCGAGTTTCCTGCAAACCCGTTGGTTGTGCCACAGACATGTCTTAGATTCAAAGACATTGAAAATGTCGGAGTGACCGGCAGACACTTTTCGAGCTTTTGCATGATTGGACAACATTCCATTCCAAACAACAAAGGCTACTGGAAGGACGAATGCGTTGATCTGGATTATCGGTTACTAACGGAATCATTTGGAATTAACAAAAACGAGATTACATTTGTGGAAGATGTCTGGGCAGGGGGCGGCTCGTTTGGCTCCTCACTGGAATATTACGTCAGAGGGCTAGAGCTTGGAAATGCGGTCTTTACAGAATTTCAGGGCGAGCTTGGAAATCATACCACGCTTGACCAAAAAATAATCGACATGGGTGCAGGCCTTGAGCGATTTGCGTGGATTACAATGGGGACACCGACTGCTTATGATTGCTGTTTTGGCCCAATCACGCAGAAACTATTCCAAAAAATAGGACTAGATACCGATTCTGTCAAGCTAACAAAATATTTTACAGAAATTGCAAGGAATCTAGAAAAATTCCAAGATTTGTCCCAAGTAAGAAAGGCCGCAATCAAAGCATCACATCTATCAGAAAGGGATCTTGTCAAGATGATCACACCACTAGAAGGACTATACATGATTGCTGATCATCTGAGAACTCTAATCTTTGCAATATCGGATGGTGCTCTGCCAAGCAATGTTGGCGGTGGCTATAACCTCAGAATCATACTAAGACGAATCATGGCTACAATTGATAGACTTGGGCTCAAATTGGACCTGGATGAACTGATTGATTCTCATATTGACTATCTCAAAAAGACATATCCAGAATTGGAGCAATATCGTGCCGAAGTCAAGACCATAATTGGAATCGAGGTCGGCAGATACCACGAATCAAAATCCAGAATGGAGAAAATTGCTCAAAACCTCAAGTCACAAAAAAAGACACTAAACGTAGACGACATGATTCGACTATACGAATCAGACGGTGTAACTCCAGACTATCTAAAAGAATATGATGTAATATCAGAGATTCCAGACAGCTTTTACAGCAAGCTTTCGGATCTGCACCAATCAGAAAAGAAAAAGACAACAGAGGAGTTTGATCTGGCGGGAATTCCAGAAACCGATCTGCTGTTTTACAAAGATGATCCGGTAAAGTTTGATGCCAAGGTACTCAAGGTAATCAAAAACAAGTTTGTCATATTGGATAGGACCTCATTTTACGCAAGAGGCGGTGGACAAGAGCCAGACCATGGAAAGATAAACGGTCAAGATGTCATCGATGTTACAAAGCACGGCAATGTTGTATTACATGAGATCAAGGGCATATCCCCAAAAGAAGGTGACATTATACCCTGTGAGATAGAAGAGAGTAGACGTGCAAACATAACAAAGCATCACACCAGTACACATGTAGTCAATTCATCTGCAAGAAACGTTTTGGGTTCTTGGGTTTGGCAGCACTCGGCATTCAAGGAAAAAGACTATGGTAGATTAGACATCACACATCACTCTAGCCTGTCCGATGAAGAGGTTAGAAAAATCGAGAGTTTTGCAAATGGTGTGATTCAAAAAAACCTCCCAGTTACAATCCAAGAATATGAGCGCGGTCAGGCAGAGCAGACATTTGGATTTAGGATTTACCAGGGCGGAGTAGTGCCTGTAAAGTCAGTCAGAATAGTCAAAATCGAGGACTTTGATGTTGAGGCCTGTGGTGGAACTCATGTCAAAAGAACTGGCGAGCTTGGTCTAATCAAAATTACAAAATCGGAAAGAATCCAAGATGGTGTGATACGACTAGAGTTTGTTTCAGGCCAAGCTGCAATCGATTTCGTGCAAAAACAGGAAGGCGATGTAATGTCAATAATAAAATTACTTGGCTCCAATCGCGAAAAGCTAGTGAAATCATTTGAGCATGCAATGACGGATTCTGAATATACAAAGAAAAAACTAAAGCAACTAATCAAGCGAACTAGTACGACATCTGCAAAGCAGGCAATAGAGGCATCACAAAACTTTGGTCCAGTGAAATTCTACCATACTGTTGATGAAGAATTAGATGAAGAATTCCATATTGCGGTTGGTGATGAGGCAATAAAACAGACTCCGACTCTGATCTATTGTGCACTGATTCTCAAAGATTCTGGAATTAGAATAATTGTGTTTGCTGGTGAGCAGGCAAAATTCAAGGCAGGGGATCTGGTCCGAGAGATATCATCAAAGCTTGGAGGATCCGGTGGTGGCGATGCAAGATTTGGCCAGGGTGGAGGAAAAGACACTGCCAAGCTTGCAGATGCCATTGCGCATGCAGAATCTGTAATCAAAAAGACAGTGAATCTATGA
- a CDS encoding transcription elongation factor Spt5 has protein sequence MAQEIKTHLFAVRTTGGQEKVVMNLLQNKIKTGQINIYSVLLVDNLKGYIVVEAKDANAAFDALQGIRHIRGQLRGEMEFKDIEGYLVTKSTATQFAADNIVEIIGGPFKGMKATVTRVDNDKQEATVILLDAPYQLPVTVDSNYLKLSTSS, from the coding sequence TTGGCTCAAGAAATCAAAACTCATCTTTTTGCAGTAAGGACCACTGGAGGTCAGGAAAAAGTAGTCATGAATCTACTCCAAAACAAAATAAAGACAGGTCAGATCAACATTTACTCGGTTTTACTAGTAGATAATCTCAAAGGCTACATCGTAGTTGAGGCAAAGGATGCAAACGCTGCATTTGATGCCCTACAGGGAATAAGACACATTCGCGGACAACTTCGCGGAGAGATGGAGTTCAAAGACATAGAAGGATATCTGGTCACAAAGAGCACTGCAACTCAGTTTGCAGCAGACAACATTGTGGAAATTATTGGTGGTCCATTCAAGGGAATGAAGGCAACTGTTACCCGTGTTGATAATGATAAACAAGAAGCAACCGTCATTTTGCTGGATGCTCCATACCAACTGCCAGTAACTGTAGACTCTAACTATCTGAAATTGTCTACTTCCTCTTAG
- the rpl12p gene encoding 50S ribosomal protein P1, whose amino-acid sequence MEYVYAALILHKLKKEVNEANISSVIKAAGAEVSDAQVKALVSALADVNIEEAIKAAPVAVAAAPAAGGAAPAAEAKKEEAPAGKTEEAAMEGLASLFG is encoded by the coding sequence ATGGAATATGTTTACGCTGCATTAATTTTGCACAAACTAAAGAAGGAAGTTAACGAAGCTAACATTAGTAGTGTAATCAAAGCAGCAGGCGCAGAAGTAAGTGATGCTCAAGTCAAAGCACTAGTTTCTGCACTAGCTGATGTAAATATTGAAGAGGCAATCAAGGCAGCTCCAGTTGCAGTTGCAGCAGCTCCAGCAGCAGGCGGAGCAGCACCAGCAGCCGAAGCAAAGAAAGAAGAAGCTCCAGCAGGTAAAACTGAAGAAGCAGCAATGGAAGGCCTCGCTTCACTATTTGGTTAA